A stretch of Lysobacter sp. K5869 DNA encodes these proteins:
- a CDS encoding NAD(P)-dependent alcohol dehydrogenase: MLKTAAYAAQNAHSSLAPFSIERREPGPDDVLIDILYCGVCHSDIHQARDEWGGSIFPMVPGHEIVGRVARVGANVTAFKAGDAVGVGCFVDSCRECAQCKAGEEQYCDQGMTGTYNSTERGNGAPTYGGYSTRIVVDQAYVLRIPESIPLDRAAPLLCAGITTYSPLRHYGVKAGDELAVVGLGGLGHMAVKLAVAMGARVTVLSTSESKREAALALGAHAFAATREKETFKRLARSFDFVIDTVSGEHDYNAYLSLLKVDGTMVLLGVPEKPAAVAAGSLIMQRRKLGGSLIGGIRETQEMLDFCAEHGVASDIELIGIEAINEAYERMIKGDVRYRFVIDIASLDKAA; the protein is encoded by the coding sequence ATGCTTAAGACCGCTGCTTATGCCGCGCAGAACGCGCATTCGTCCCTGGCCCCGTTCTCGATCGAACGCCGCGAGCCCGGCCCGGACGATGTGCTGATCGACATCCTCTATTGCGGCGTCTGCCATTCCGACATCCACCAGGCCCGCGACGAGTGGGGCGGGTCGATCTTCCCGATGGTGCCGGGCCACGAGATCGTCGGCCGGGTCGCCCGGGTCGGCGCCAACGTGACCGCCTTCAAGGCCGGCGACGCCGTCGGCGTGGGCTGCTTCGTCGATTCCTGCCGCGAATGCGCGCAGTGCAAAGCCGGCGAAGAGCAGTACTGCGACCAAGGCATGACCGGCACCTACAACTCGACCGAACGCGGCAACGGCGCGCCGACCTACGGCGGCTACTCGACCCGCATCGTCGTCGATCAGGCCTACGTGCTGCGCATTCCCGAGTCGATCCCGCTCGACCGCGCCGCGCCGCTGCTGTGCGCCGGCATCACCACCTATTCGCCGCTGCGCCACTACGGCGTCAAGGCCGGCGACGAACTGGCGGTGGTCGGCCTCGGCGGCCTCGGCCACATGGCGGTCAAGCTGGCGGTGGCGATGGGCGCGCGGGTGACCGTACTGAGCACCTCGGAGTCCAAGCGCGAGGCCGCACTGGCGCTGGGCGCGCACGCCTTCGCCGCGACCCGCGAGAAGGAAACCTTCAAGCGTCTGGCGCGCAGCTTCGATTTCGTCATCGACACCGTCTCCGGCGAACACGACTACAACGCCTACCTGAGCCTGCTCAAGGTCGACGGCACGATGGTGCTGCTCGGCGTGCCGGAGAAGCCCGCGGCGGTCGCGGCGGGTTCGCTGATCATGCAGCGGCGCAAGCTCGGCGGCTCGCTGATCGGCGGCATCCGCGAAACCCAGGAAATGCTGGATTTCTGCGCCGAGCACGGGGTGGCGTCGGACATCGAGCTGATCGGCATCGAGGCCATCAACGAGGCCTACGAGCGGATGATCAAGGGCGATGTGCGCTATCGCTTCGTGATCGATATCGCGAGCCTCGACAAGGCGGCTTGA
- a CDS encoding YajQ family cyclic di-GMP-binding protein → MPSFDVVSEVDTHELTNAVDQANRELSTRFDFKGVDAKFVLDDKQISQTAPSEFQLEQMTQILRQRLAARQIDSRCLEFGDIETNLAGARQKITVQQGIEQKLAKKIAAAIKDAKLKVETQINGDKLRVTGKKRDDLQAAIALLRAGDFERPLQYDNFRD, encoded by the coding sequence ATGCCTTCTTTCGACGTGGTTTCCGAAGTCGACACCCACGAACTCACCAACGCGGTCGATCAGGCCAACCGCGAGCTGTCCACCCGCTTCGATTTCAAGGGCGTGGACGCCAAGTTCGTGCTCGACGACAAGCAGATCAGCCAGACGGCGCCGAGCGAGTTCCAGCTCGAACAGATGACCCAGATCCTGCGCCAGCGCCTGGCGGCGCGCCAGATCGACTCGCGCTGCCTGGAGTTCGGCGACATCGAGACCAACCTCGCCGGCGCGCGCCAGAAGATCACCGTGCAGCAGGGGATCGAGCAGAAACTGGCGAAGAAGATCGCCGCGGCGATCAAGGACGCCAAGCTCAAGGTCGAGACCCAAATCAACGGCGACAAGCTGCGCGTGACCGGCAAGAAGCGCGACGACCTGCAGGCGGCCATCGCCCTGCTGCGCGCCGGCGATTTCGAGCGTCCGCTGCAGTACGACAACTTCCGCGACTGA
- a CDS encoding DUF1415 domain-containing protein: protein MSEYGPDPVAETVRWLERAVIGLNLCPFAKAVLAKRQIRFVLSYARTPEQLLEELSSELVLLEQTPAEQIDTTLLIHPQVLTDFLDFNDFLELADETVALLDLEGEIQIASFHPDYQFAGTAFDDIGNCTNRSPYPTLHLLRESSVERAVAAFPDPDAIVERNLATLEKLGADGWRKLSAWNFSG from the coding sequence ATGAGCGAGTACGGTCCCGATCCCGTCGCCGAAACCGTGCGCTGGCTGGAGCGCGCGGTGATCGGGCTGAACCTGTGCCCGTTCGCCAAGGCGGTGCTGGCCAAGCGCCAGATCCGCTTCGTGCTCAGCTACGCGCGCACGCCGGAGCAGTTGCTGGAAGAACTGTCGTCGGAACTGGTGCTGCTGGAGCAGACCCCGGCCGAGCAGATCGACACCACCTTGCTGATCCATCCGCAGGTGCTGACCGACTTCCTCGACTTCAACGATTTCCTCGAACTCGCCGACGAAACCGTGGCGCTGCTGGATCTGGAAGGCGAGATCCAGATCGCCAGCTTCCACCCGGATTATCAGTTCGCCGGCACCGCGTTCGACGACATCGGCAACTGCACCAACCGCTCGCCCTACCCCACCTTGCACCTGCTGCGCGAGAGCAGCGTGGAGCGCGCGGTGGCGGCGTTTCCCGATCCCGACGCGATCGTCGAGCGCAACCTGGCGACGCTGGAAAAGCTCGGCGCGGACGGTTGGCGCAAGCTATCGGCCTGGAATTTCAGCGGCTGA
- a CDS encoding HAD family phosphatase, producing MAETSIALEFVPDAVLFDMDGLMLDSEQAMLETWREAAVAENLAAEDAVWLAMVGMHDRASLAHLSGHFGADAAARLRDTSYRLYDERVAAGLPRKNGLLELLDLLEAHGVPKAVATSTQRPRALAKLAATGLLGRFRIVVTGSDVEHPKPAPDIYQLAARELGVDVRRCVVLEDSEPGVRAALAAGATPIQIPDLVAPGEELRAFGHRIVASLEQARGLLERVLSE from the coding sequence GTGGCTGAGACGTCCATCGCGCTGGAGTTCGTTCCCGACGCCGTGCTGTTCGACATGGACGGCCTGATGCTCGACAGCGAGCAGGCGATGCTGGAAACCTGGCGCGAAGCCGCCGTGGCCGAAAACCTCGCCGCCGAAGACGCGGTGTGGCTGGCGATGGTCGGCATGCACGACCGCGCCAGCCTCGCCCACCTGAGCGGGCATTTCGGCGCCGACGCCGCGGCGCGGTTGCGCGACACCAGCTACCGGCTCTACGACGAACGCGTCGCCGCCGGTTTGCCGCGCAAGAACGGCTTGCTGGAACTGCTCGATCTGCTCGAAGCGCACGGCGTGCCCAAGGCGGTCGCGACCTCGACCCAGCGTCCGCGCGCGCTGGCCAAGCTGGCCGCGACGGGCTTGCTCGGCCGTTTCCGGATCGTGGTGACCGGCAGCGATGTCGAACACCCCAAGCCCGCGCCGGACATCTATCAGTTGGCCGCGCGCGAACTCGGCGTCGACGTGCGCCGCTGCGTGGTGCTGGAGGATTCCGAGCCCGGCGTGCGCGCCGCGCTGGCGGCCGGGGCGACGCCGATCCAGATTCCCGATCTGGTCGCGCCGGGCGAGGAGCTGCGCGCGTTCGGCCATCGCATCGTGGCTTCGTTGGAGCAGGCGCGCGGTTTGTTGGAACGCGTCTTGTCCGAGTAG
- a CDS encoding 16S rRNA pseudouridine(516) synthase, with the protein MKLVKLIANLGYGSRKDVTAMFRQGRITDADGEVLYADDQVEHAAIRIDGEPLDPPAGLAVMLHKPVGYTCSTKDPGRIVYDLLPPRFRLRSPLLSPVGRLDRDTSGLLLMTDDGALLHRIVSPKAKLGKVYEATLASDLRGDEAAVFASGELMLEAEKTPLAPAALDALEPRRARLTLTEGRYHQVRRMFAAVGNHVEALHRARIGGLSLQDLPSGQWRTLDSTDLETLFRG; encoded by the coding sequence ATGAAACTGGTCAAGCTGATCGCCAACCTCGGTTACGGCAGCCGCAAGGACGTGACCGCGATGTTCCGCCAAGGCCGCATCACCGATGCCGACGGCGAAGTGCTGTACGCCGACGATCAGGTCGAGCACGCCGCGATCCGCATCGACGGCGAGCCGCTGGACCCGCCCGCCGGCTTGGCGGTGATGCTGCACAAGCCGGTCGGCTACACCTGTTCGACCAAGGACCCCGGCCGCATCGTCTACGACCTGTTGCCGCCGCGCTTCCGCCTGCGCTCGCCGCTGCTTTCGCCGGTCGGCCGGCTCGACCGCGACACCAGCGGCCTGTTGCTGATGACCGACGACGGCGCGCTGCTGCACCGGATCGTTTCGCCGAAGGCCAAGCTCGGCAAGGTCTATGAAGCTACTCTGGCGTCGGACCTGCGCGGCGACGAAGCGGCGGTGTTCGCCAGCGGCGAGCTGATGCTGGAAGCGGAAAAAACCCCGCTGGCGCCGGCCGCGCTGGACGCGCTGGAACCGCGGCGGGCGCGGCTGACGCTCACCGAGGGCCGCTACCATCAGGTGCGGCGCATGTTCGCCGCGGTCGGCAATCACGTCGAAGCGCTGCACCGCGCGCGCATCGGCGGCTTGTCGCTGCAGGATTTGCCGAGCGGGCAATGGCGCACGCTCGATTCCACCGATCTCGAGACTCTGTTTCGTGGCTGA
- a CDS encoding class I SAM-dependent methyltransferase, translated as MRADRSDDALETLFQPLADGVLSWPGDALFLRARDGLGLRQAPRPGLLCEQDFKPAADALERGGLDVADLESLAPDRRFPLVLVLPPRQREEARALFAQAVARCAPGGRVLACMRNDEGARSGEDDLGTLAGKVGSLSKRKCRAFWTAPLHGPADAALARAWAALDAPREILGGRFLSRPGVFAWDRIDPASALLAAHLPADLAGRAADLGAGYGYLSAELLARCPRIASLDLFEAQARAVALARHNLREARVPLEAFWHDVTAGLPRRYDVIVSNPPFHAQGREERPDIGRRFIEVAAQSLNPGGRLWLVANRHLPYEQALDEHFGEVRTVAQDGGFKVVEARGARRRA; from the coding sequence ATGCGCGCTGACCGTTCCGACGACGCGCTGGAAACCCTGTTTCAGCCCCTCGCCGACGGCGTGCTGAGCTGGCCCGGCGACGCGCTGTTCCTGCGCGCGCGCGACGGCCTCGGCCTGCGTCAGGCGCCGCGCCCGGGGCTGTTGTGCGAGCAGGACTTCAAGCCCGCCGCCGACGCGCTGGAGCGCGGCGGCCTCGACGTGGCCGACCTGGAATCGCTGGCCCCGGACCGCCGTTTCCCGCTGGTGTTGGTGCTGCCGCCGCGCCAGCGCGAGGAAGCGCGCGCGCTGTTCGCCCAGGCCGTGGCGCGTTGCGCGCCGGGCGGGCGGGTGCTGGCGTGCATGCGCAACGACGAGGGCGCGCGCTCGGGCGAGGACGATCTGGGCACGCTCGCCGGCAAGGTCGGCAGCCTGTCCAAGCGCAAATGCCGCGCGTTCTGGACCGCGCCGTTGCACGGCCCGGCCGACGCCGCGCTGGCCCGCGCCTGGGCCGCGCTGGACGCGCCGCGCGAGATTCTCGGCGGCCGCTTCCTCAGCCGCCCCGGCGTGTTCGCCTGGGACCGCATCGATCCGGCTTCGGCCTTGCTCGCCGCGCATCTGCCGGCGGATTTGGCCGGCCGCGCCGCCGACCTCGGCGCCGGCTACGGTTATCTCTCGGCCGAATTGCTGGCGCGCTGCCCGCGCATCGCCTCGCTGGATCTGTTCGAGGCCCAGGCGCGCGCGGTCGCGCTGGCCCGGCACAACCTGCGCGAGGCGCGGGTGCCGCTGGAAGCGTTCTGGCACGACGTCACCGCCGGCTTGCCGCGCCGCTACGACGTCATCGTCAGCAATCCGCCGTTCCACGCGCAGGGCCGCGAGGAGCGCCCGGACATCGGCCGCCGCTTCATCGAAGTGGCCGCGCAATCGCTCAACCCGGGCGGGCGGCTGTGGCTGGTCGCCAACCGCCATCTGCCGTACGAACAAGCGCTGGACGAGCACTTCGGCGAAGTGCGCACGGTCGCGCAGGACGGCGGTTTCAAGGTCGTGGAAGCGCGCGGCGCGCGGAGGCGGGCATGA
- a CDS encoding FtsX-like permease family protein, which produces MGRTIAMAWRQLRRDLKAGDVRILLAALVLAVLAVTAVGFVTDRAERALAIEANRLLGGDAVIRADQPIAGKLREAASAPELRRAEAHELQTMIRVGERLQLGDLRALGEGFPLRGAFRIADKAGGAERDAAGVPARGTVWMSQAGADTLGAKVGQEIAIGDSRLRLAALVTQEPDASLDYFNIAPKVFLNLADLPGTGLIQPGSRIRYRLVVAGPAAAVERFVAAAKPALGRGQRLETIADARPEVRSALDRAGRFLGLAALVSVVLAAVAVAMAARRHSERHLSGTAVMRCLGASQRTLVGIHVGEMVLLGLLASAIGVALAFALQWAIGGWLEQSLKMSIPPAGWLPALQGFGVGLVVLLAFGAPPVLALRRVPALRVLRRDLDATEPSSWLVALAGLGGLAALLWWKAGSLMLGAYMLVGIIATFAVLALLALGMIVLVRRLRSRLRGALRYGLANVSRRAGASIAQVSALGLGLMALLLLTFVRTDLLDRWQLALAADAPNRFIINVQQDQMADVRRFIGEQGLAEPVLFPMIRARLVSHNGQPVTGDSYAERGDRAKQLAEREFNLSVADKLRDDNKLTDGKFWAPRKLAQPEVSVEEGFAETLGWKVGDRIGFDIAGQPFQAKITSLRKVDWESFRPNFFVVASPQSMDGYAASYITAISVPAQNTRFTSQLVERFPNLSVIDVEQVLKQVRSTADQVSTVVEVVFYFSLFAGVLVLMAAVSASQDERLLEGGVMRVLGGSRWQLRLAQASEFAAIGLLSGLVAAIAASVLAGVVAVQVFDLPWEFDWRMAAAGGAAGMLAALAAGMFATRRVLDAPPSVTLRELQN; this is translated from the coding sequence ATGGGCCGCACGATCGCGATGGCGTGGCGCCAACTGCGCCGCGACCTCAAGGCCGGCGACGTGCGCATCCTGCTCGCCGCGCTGGTGCTGGCGGTGTTGGCGGTGACCGCGGTCGGCTTCGTCACCGACCGCGCCGAGCGCGCGCTGGCGATCGAGGCCAACCGTTTGCTCGGCGGCGACGCGGTGATCCGCGCCGATCAACCCATCGCCGGCAAATTGCGCGAAGCCGCGTCCGCGCCCGAACTGCGCCGCGCCGAAGCCCACGAATTGCAGACCATGATCCGGGTCGGCGAGCGTTTGCAGCTCGGCGATCTGCGCGCGCTCGGCGAAGGCTTCCCGCTGCGCGGCGCGTTCCGCATCGCCGATAAGGCCGGCGGCGCCGAACGCGACGCGGCGGGCGTGCCCGCGCGCGGCACGGTGTGGATGAGCCAGGCCGGCGCCGACACCTTGGGCGCGAAGGTTGGGCAAGAGATCGCCATCGGCGATTCGCGCCTGCGCCTGGCGGCGTTGGTCACGCAAGAACCCGACGCGTCGCTGGATTACTTCAACATCGCGCCGAAGGTGTTTCTCAACCTCGCCGATCTGCCGGGCACGGGCTTGATCCAGCCGGGCAGCCGCATCCGCTATCGCTTGGTCGTCGCCGGCCCGGCCGCGGCGGTGGAGCGTTTCGTCGCCGCCGCCAAGCCCGCGCTCGGCCGCGGCCAGCGTTTGGAAACCATCGCCGACGCGCGCCCGGAAGTGCGTTCCGCGCTCGACCGCGCCGGTCGCTTCCTCGGTTTGGCGGCGCTGGTGTCGGTGGTGCTGGCGGCGGTGGCGGTGGCGATGGCCGCGCGCCGCCACAGCGAGCGCCATTTGTCCGGCACCGCGGTGATGCGTTGCCTCGGCGCCAGCCAGCGCACCTTGGTCGGCATCCACGTCGGCGAGATGGTGTTGCTCGGTTTGCTCGCCAGCGCGATCGGCGTGGCCTTGGCGTTCGCGCTGCAATGGGCGATCGGCGGCTGGCTGGAGCAATCGCTGAAGATGTCGATTCCGCCCGCGGGCTGGTTGCCGGCGCTGCAAGGCTTCGGCGTCGGCCTGGTGGTGTTGCTGGCGTTCGGCGCGCCGCCGGTGCTGGCGCTGCGCCGGGTGCCGGCATTGCGCGTGCTGCGCCGCGATCTCGACGCCACCGAGCCGAGTTCGTGGCTGGTCGCGCTGGCCGGCCTGGGCGGCCTCGCCGCGTTGCTGTGGTGGAAGGCCGGCTCGCTGATGCTCGGCGCGTACATGCTGGTCGGCATCATCGCGACCTTCGCGGTGTTGGCGTTGCTGGCGCTGGGCATGATCGTGCTGGTGCGGCGCCTGCGTTCGCGCCTGCGCGGCGCGCTGCGCTACGGCTTGGCGAACGTGAGCCGGCGCGCGGGCGCCAGCATCGCCCAGGTGTCGGCGCTGGGCCTGGGCCTGATGGCGCTGCTGCTGCTGACCTTCGTGCGCACCGACCTGCTCGACCGCTGGCAGTTGGCGCTGGCGGCGGATGCGCCCAACCGCTTCATCATCAACGTGCAGCAGGACCAGATGGCCGACGTGCGCCGTTTCATCGGCGAACAAGGCCTCGCCGAGCCGGTCTTGTTCCCGATGATCCGCGCGCGTCTGGTCAGCCACAACGGCCAGCCGGTGACCGGCGACAGCTACGCCGAGCGCGGCGACCGCGCCAAGCAATTGGCCGAGCGCGAGTTCAACCTGTCGGTGGCCGACAAGCTGCGCGACGACAACAAGCTCACCGACGGCAAGTTCTGGGCGCCGCGCAAACTGGCGCAGCCGGAGGTGTCGGTCGAGGAAGGCTTCGCCGAAACCTTGGGCTGGAAGGTCGGCGACCGCATCGGCTTCGACATCGCCGGCCAGCCGTTCCAGGCCAAGATCACTAGCCTGCGCAAGGTCGATTGGGAAAGCTTCCGGCCGAACTTCTTCGTGGTCGCATCGCCGCAGTCGATGGACGGCTACGCGGCCAGCTACATCACCGCGATCAGCGTGCCGGCGCAGAACACCCGCTTCACCTCGCAATTGGTCGAGCGCTTCCCGAACCTGTCGGTGATCGACGTCGAGCAGGTGCTCAAGCAGGTGCGCAGCACCGCCGATCAGGTGTCGACGGTGGTCGAGGTGGTGTTCTATTTCTCGCTGTTCGCCGGCGTGCTGGTGTTGATGGCGGCGGTGAGCGCGAGCCAGGACGAGCGCCTGCTCGAAGGCGGGGTGATGCGCGTGCTCGGCGGCAGCCGTTGGCAGCTGCGCTTGGCGCAGGCTTCGGAGTTCGCGGCGATCGGCTTGTTGTCGGGCTTGGTCGCGGCGATCGCGGCGTCGGTGCTGGCCGGCGTGGTCGCGGTGCAGGTGTTCGATCTGCCCTGGGAATTCGACTGGCGCATGGCCGCGGCCGGCGGCGCGGCGGGCATGCTGGCGGCGCTGGCGGCGGGGATGTTCGCGACGCGGCGGGTGCTGGATGCGCCGCCTTCGGTGACGCTGCGCGAGTTGCAGAACTGA
- a CDS encoding ABC transporter ATP-binding protein: MADDIAENDERARTGGDAGAARPLTLEVQGLGKHVSLPSGELTILDGVGFSIAKGDTVAIVGASGSGKSTLLSLLAGLDSPSTGTVKLDGETISALDEDGRARVRGEKVGFVFQSFQLLPSLTALENVMLPLELRGDRDAQAPAQAILAKVGLGQRLDHYPRQLSGGEQQRVALARAFVTRPSLLFADEPTGNLDTHTGQAIIELLFQLNADAGTTLVLVTHDDHLAERCHRRIRLDSGRLVQA, encoded by the coding sequence ATGGCCGATGACATCGCCGAAAACGATGAACGCGCACGAACCGGCGGCGACGCCGGCGCGGCGCGCCCGTTGACCCTGGAAGTGCAGGGCCTGGGCAAGCATGTGTCCTTGCCGTCGGGCGAGCTCACCATTCTCGATGGGGTCGGTTTCTCCATCGCCAAGGGCGACACGGTCGCGATCGTGGGCGCGTCGGGTTCGGGCAAGAGCACGCTGCTGTCCTTGCTCGCGGGCCTGGATTCGCCCAGCACCGGCACGGTCAAGCTCGACGGCGAAACCATTTCCGCGCTCGACGAGGACGGCCGCGCGCGCGTGCGCGGCGAGAAGGTCGGCTTCGTGTTCCAGAGCTTCCAGTTGCTGCCGTCGCTGACCGCGCTGGAGAACGTGATGCTGCCGCTGGAACTGCGCGGCGACCGCGACGCGCAGGCGCCGGCGCAGGCGATCCTGGCCAAGGTCGGGCTCGGTCAGCGTCTGGATCACTATCCGCGTCAATTGTCCGGCGGCGAGCAGCAGCGCGTGGCGCTGGCGCGCGCGTTCGTGACCCGGCCGTCGCTGCTGTTCGCCGACGAGCCCACCGGCAATCTCGACACCCACACCGGGCAGGCGATCATCGAACTGCTGTTCCAGCTCAACGCCGACGCGGGCACGACCTTGGTGTTGGTGACCCACGACGATCACCTCGCCGAACGCTGCCACCGCCGCATCCGCCTGGACAGCGGCCGACTGGTGCAGGCCTGA
- a CDS encoding arylesterase, which produces MIFKSSQVAKQGYAGSRRRLQWAISPALLAAALLLAALPAAAAAPAQAAKPAPAAPAPKAQRTVLFMGDSLSAGYGLAAPQGWVALTAQRIAQTKPGWRAVNASISGETTAGGAARIAGELQRNQPAVVAIELGANDGLRGLPLAQSRANLERMIQAAQAAKAQVLLIGMRMPPNLGREYTEGFERNYRELAQKYSTQLLPFLLEPVAADRSLFQNDNLHPTAQAQPKLRDHVWSKLGPMLK; this is translated from the coding sequence ATGATCTTTAAGAGTTCGCAGGTCGCGAAACAAGGATATGCGGGGTCGCGGCGCCGGCTTCAATGGGCCATAAGTCCGGCCCTGCTCGCCGCCGCGCTGCTCCTGGCCGCGTTGCCGGCCGCGGCGGCCGCGCCCGCGCAGGCCGCTAAACCGGCGCCCGCCGCGCCCGCGCCCAAGGCCCAGCGCACGGTGCTGTTCATGGGCGACTCGCTGTCGGCCGGCTACGGCCTCGCCGCGCCGCAGGGCTGGGTGGCGCTGACCGCGCAGCGCATCGCCCAGACCAAGCCGGGCTGGCGCGCGGTCAACGCCAGCATCAGCGGCGAAACCACCGCCGGCGGCGCGGCGCGCATCGCCGGCGAGCTGCAGCGCAATCAACCGGCGGTGGTCGCGATCGAACTCGGTGCCAACGACGGCCTGCGCGGCCTGCCGCTGGCGCAGAGCCGGGCCAACCTGGAGCGCATGATCCAGGCCGCGCAGGCGGCCAAGGCGCAGGTGCTGCTGATCGGCATGCGCATGCCGCCGAACCTCGGCCGCGAGTACACCGAGGGCTTCGAGCGCAATTACCGCGAACTGGCGCAGAAGTATTCGACCCAGCTGCTGCCGTTCCTGCTCGAACCGGTCGCCGCCGACCGCAGCCTGTTCCAGAACGACAACCTGCATCCCACCGCGCAGGCGCAGCCGAAGCTGCGCGATCACGTGTGGAGCAAGCTCGGGCCGATGTTGAAGTAA
- a CDS encoding D-amino acid dehydrogenase has product MKVLILGSGVIGTAAAYYLAQAGHEVDVIDRQRAPAMETSYANAGEVSPGYSAPWAGPGVPLKAIKWLAMSHRPLVIRPGLDPALWRWCLAMLRNCTHERYRINKGRMVRLAEYSRDCLRELRAATGIEYDARQQGTLQLFRTQKQLDDTGKDIEILRESGVAYELLDRDGCAAYEPALARVREKFAGGLRLPGDETGDCFKFSQNLAALAQAEGARFRFGTHLTGLEAEGGQWRRAHTDAGTLEADVCLLALGSYSPRWLAPLGLRIPVYPVKGYSLTLPIVDAASAPESTVMDETHKVAVTRLGDRIRVGGTAELAGYDLRLHEARRRTLSHVVGDLFPGGGDAARAEFWCGLRPMTPDGTPLLGATAVRGLYLATGHGTLGWTMAAGTGRVLADLIGGRAPQIDLEGLGIERYAR; this is encoded by the coding sequence ATCAAAGTCCTCATCCTCGGCAGCGGCGTGATCGGAACCGCCGCCGCGTACTACCTCGCCCAGGCCGGCCACGAGGTCGACGTGATCGACCGCCAGCGCGCGCCGGCGATGGAGACCAGCTACGCCAACGCCGGCGAGGTCTCGCCCGGCTATTCGGCGCCGTGGGCGGGGCCGGGCGTGCCGTTGAAGGCGATCAAATGGCTGGCGATGAGCCACCGGCCGCTGGTGATCCGGCCCGGGCTGGATCCGGCGCTGTGGCGCTGGTGTCTGGCGATGCTGCGCAACTGCACCCACGAGCGCTATCGCATCAACAAGGGCCGGATGGTGCGGCTGGCGGAATACAGCCGCGATTGCCTGCGCGAACTGCGCGCGGCGACCGGCATCGAGTACGACGCGCGCCAGCAGGGCACGCTGCAGTTGTTCCGCACCCAGAAGCAGCTCGACGACACCGGCAAGGACATCGAAATCCTGCGCGAATCCGGCGTCGCCTACGAGTTGCTCGACCGCGACGGCTGCGCCGCGTACGAGCCGGCGCTGGCGCGCGTGCGCGAGAAATTCGCCGGCGGCCTGCGCCTGCCCGGAGACGAGACCGGCGACTGCTTCAAGTTCAGCCAGAATCTCGCGGCGCTGGCGCAAGCCGAAGGCGCGCGCTTCCGCTTCGGCACGCACCTCACCGGCCTGGAGGCCGAAGGCGGGCAGTGGCGGCGCGCGCACACCGATGCCGGCACGCTCGAAGCCGATGTTTGTCTGCTCGCGTTGGGCAGTTACTCGCCGCGCTGGCTGGCGCCGCTGGGGCTGCGCATTCCGGTGTATCCGGTGAAGGGCTATTCGCTGACCTTGCCCATCGTCGATGCGGCCAGCGCGCCGGAGTCGACGGTGATGGACGAAACCCACAAGGTCGCGGTGACCCGCCTGGGCGACCGCATCCGCGTCGGCGGCACCGCCGAACTGGCGGGGTACGACCTGCGCTTGCACGAAGCGCGGCGGCGCACGCTGTCGCACGTGGTCGGCGATCTGTTCCCGGGCGGCGGCGATGCGGCGCGCGCCGAGTTCTGGTGCGGCCTGCGGCCGATGACGCCGGACGGCACGCCGCTGCTCGGCGCCACCGCGGTGCGCGGGCTGTATCTGGCCACCGGTCACGGCACCTTGGGCTGGACGATGGCGGCCGGCACCGGCCGCGTGCTGGCCGATCTGATCGGCGGCCGCGCGCCGCAGATCGATCTGGAAGGCTTGGGCATCGAGCGCTACGCGCGCTGA
- a CDS encoding haloalkane dehalogenase codes for MSAPATAAPSSAAAEAAILPTDTLPRSRVRALDLEMSQVELGQGAPIVFLHGNPTSSFLWRNVIPHVAGLGRCLAPDLPGMGQSQPMPGGGYRFADHERYLDAWFEAMDLREGVTLVLHDWGSALGFDYARRHPERIAAIAYMEALVQPRAWSDFPPAREQLFRSMRSEQGERLVLDENFFVETVLPKSILRTLSDEEMDAYRAPFRTPASRLPALAFARELPIDGSPADVDVAVAAYAEWLAQSELPKLFVNAEPGALLTGRAREFCRSWKNQTEVTVPGIHYLQEDAPHAIGRALAAFVGALR; via the coding sequence ATGAGCGCTCCCGCTACCGCCGCCCCGAGTTCCGCCGCCGCCGAAGCGGCGATCCTGCCGACCGACACCTTGCCGCGAAGCCGCGTGCGCGCGCTCGATCTGGAGATGAGCCAGGTCGAGCTCGGCCAAGGCGCGCCGATCGTGTTCCTGCACGGCAATCCGACCTCCTCGTTTCTGTGGCGCAACGTGATCCCGCACGTCGCCGGCCTGGGCCGTTGTCTGGCGCCGGATCTGCCGGGCATGGGCCAGTCGCAGCCGATGCCGGGCGGCGGCTATCGCTTCGCCGACCACGAGCGTTATCTCGACGCATGGTTCGAGGCCATGGACCTGCGCGAAGGCGTGACCTTGGTGCTGCACGACTGGGGTTCGGCGCTGGGTTTCGATTACGCGCGCCGCCATCCCGAGCGCATCGCCGCCATCGCCTACATGGAAGCGCTGGTGCAGCCGCGCGCGTGGAGCGATTTCCCGCCGGCGCGCGAGCAATTGTTCCGCTCGATGCGCTCCGAGCAGGGCGAGCGTTTGGTCCTCGACGAGAATTTCTTCGTCGAGACCGTGCTGCCCAAGAGCATCCTGCGCACGCTGAGCGACGAGGAAATGGACGCCTACCGCGCGCCGTTCCGCACGCCCGCCTCGCGCCTGCCGGCGCTGGCGTTCGCGCGCGAGCTGCCGATCGACGGCAGCCCGGCCGATGTCGACGTCGCAGTGGCCGCCTACGCCGAATGGCTGGCGCAGAGCGAACTGCCCAAGCTGTTCGTCAACGCCGAGCCCGGCGCATTGTTGACCGGCCGCGCGCGCGAGTTCTGCCGCAGTTGGAAGAACCAGACCGAAGTCACGGTGCCGGGCATCCATTACCTGCAAGAAGACGCGCCGCACGCCATCGGTCGCGCCCTGGCCGCGTTCGTCGGTGCGCTGCGCTGA